Proteins from a single region of Kluyveromyces lactis strain NRRL Y-1140 chromosome C complete sequence:
- the RFM1 gene encoding Rfm1p (weakly similar to uniprot|Q12192 Saccharomyces cerevisiae YOR279C RFM1 DNA-binding protein required for repression of middle sporulation genes specificity factor that directs the Hst1p histone deacetylase to some of the promoters regulated by Sum1p), which translates to MVSSPIVLSPFTPNTIGNGRDDSVDKDGPYTEPVVDPINGTYTVDQGQASNEIVYWKDAKSTPVVGFGKHINQIKERRQKVYDVLKQLEREIKPREFESYAEYYLIKTFKVGKSASGKVNVDGLRSRGSGGPYRRLKRSSQRTNTSSSRNESKSSSDSSIEGDHAASDSDPGLAAKESDTDYKPSNPWKINRDITTASIIEENKSGPIRRSSRLTRKEREKQLNRKKQEGKEGVIDNATESLPDSSSAVIQHLYENLITKVQEPARRSDWLLPPKQRYIPEKNQPVKHEPEQIKINELARNLRIKKILSRFDGGLAGVRTGM; encoded by the coding sequence ATGGTAAGCTCTCCAATCGTTCTTTCACCTTTCACACCAAACACTATTGGAAACGGCAGAGATGATTCAGTGGATAAAGACGGTCCTTACACTGAACCAGTGGTAGATCCGATTAATGGTACATACACTGTAGATCAAGGACAGGCTTCGAATGAAATTGTCTATTGGAAAGATGCGAAGTCAACTCCGGTGGTCGGCTTTGGGAAGCACATCAACCAGATCAAAGAGAGAAGACAGAAAGTTTATGATGTATTAAAACAACTCGAAAGGGAGATCAAGCCAAGAGAGTTCGAATCATACGCTGAATATTACCTCATTAAAACATTCAAAGTAGGCAAATCAGCGAGTGGAAAAGTTAATGTGGATGGATTACGTAGTAGAGGTAGTGGTGGGCCGTATCGAAGGTTGAAAAGGTCTTCTCAACGCACAAATACATCGAGCTCACGTAATGAATCCAAGTCATCAAGTGATAGCTCCATAGAAGGAGATCATGCCGCATCGGACTCAGATCCTGGCCTGGCTGCGAAGGAAAGTGATACTGATTATAAACCAAGTAATCCTTGGAAAATTAACAGGGACATCACAACAGCTTCAATAATAGAGGAAAACAAATCAGGACCTATTAGAAGATCAAGTCGGTTGACAAGGAAAGAAAGGGAGAAGCAATTGAATAGGAAGAAGCAGGAAGGTAAAGAAGGGGTGATCGACAATGCCACGGAATCTCTACctgattcttcatctgctGTAATTCAACACTTATATGAGAATTTGATTACCAAAGTCCAAGAGCCGGCAAGGAGGTCAGATTGGCTTTTACCACCGAAACAGAGATATATACCTGAGAAGAACCAACCTGTTAAACACGAACCTGAGCAGATAAAAATTAATGAACTTGCCAGGAATCTTCGCATCAAGAAGATACTTTCAAGGTTCGATGGTGGCCTTGCCGGAGTAAGAACAGGCATGTag
- the ERG8 gene encoding phosphomevalonate kinase (similar to uniprot|P24521 Saccharomyces cerevisiae YMR220W ERG8 Phosphomevalonate kinase an essential cytosolic enzyme that acts in the biosynthesis of isoprenoids and sterols including ergosterol from mevalonate), protein MRSFSAPGKALLAGGYLVLKPEYGSYVVALSSRMHAVVKQDELIGPSSSSSITVKVRSTQFNDDEWQYKMDSSSNYSPQELQENKNPFIEKVLSTVFNYFQPDLKLQGNIVIDIYSDAGYHSQAGTKLRSNGVKSFLFHSKSITEVPKTGLGSSAGLVTVLVTALVSCFKQNLDVSSKDDMRLIHNLSQVAHCQAQGKIGSGFDVAAAVYGTITYNRFDPVLIEQLPSPLSSAYHFALVSLIDETDWKIKASRVSLPPRLRLIMGDVNNGSETTKLVAKVNEWYNGNGQAAFKIYKAIDQANTEFVESLRELTALCDQSTSEYEALIETINDKGRKTHPLLQKIVHSVHTIREHFRLITEQSGADIEPEVQTHLLNAAISLPGVLTGVVPGAGGYDAICLITTDSCNIANETKNDPTFRNVTWLDLNQQDLGIIEEKPSTYQNLN, encoded by the coding sequence ATGCGATCTTTTAGTGCTCCAGGTAAAGCCCTTCTAGCAGGCGGTTATTTAGTTTTGAAACCAGAATATGGATCTTATGTCGTGGCGCTATCGTCAAGAATGCATGCTGTTGTCAAGCAAGACGAATTAATTGGTccatcatcgtcatcatcaataaCTGTTAAAGTCAGAAGTACTCAGTTTAATGACGACGAGTGGCAGTATAAGATGGATTCAAGCTCCAATTACAGCCCACAAGAATTGCAAGAAAACAAGAATCCCTTCATCGAAAAGGTTTTATCAACAGTCTTCAACTACTTTCAACCCGATTTAAAACTACAAGGAAACATAGTGATCGATATTTACTCGGATGCTGGCTATCATTCCCAGGCGGGAACAAAACTGAGAAGTAACGGTGTGAAatctttcctttttcatAGTAAATCTATCACTGAAGTCCCCAAAACTGGGTTGGGGTCTTCAGCGGGATTGGTTACTGTTTTAGTCACGGCATTGGTTTCCTGcttcaaacaaaatctTGATGTTTCATCAAAGGATGATATGAGATTAATTCACAATTTGTCTCAAGTGGCACATTGTCAGGCACAAGGTAAAATAGGTAGTGGCTTTGATGTTGCTGCAGCAGTGTACGGAACCATCACTTACAACAGATTTGATCCCGTACTCATCGAGCAATTACCATCACCATTATCGTCAGCATACCATTTCGCTTtagtttctttgattgATGAAACCGATTGGAAAATAAAGGCCTCTAGAGTGTCTCTCCCTCCAAGATTGAGGCTAATAATGGGTGATGTTAATAATGGATCGGAGACAACAAAACTCGTAGCAAAAGTCAATGAATGGTATAATGGTAACGGTCAAGCCGCTTTTAAAATTTATAAGGCCATAGACCAAGCGAACACAGAATTTGTCGAATCCTTGCGTGAACTTACTGCCCTATGTGACCAAAGCACTTCGGAATATGAAGCCTTGATTGAAACCATTAATGATAAAGGAAGAAAGACACACCCACTACTGCAGAAAATAGTTCATTCCGTTCATACCATTAGAGAACACTTCAGACTCATTACGGAACAATCAGGTGCCGATATTGAACCTGAAGTCCAAACACATCTTTTAAATGCTGCAATCAGTTTGCCGGGAGTGTTAACCGGAGTTGTACCAGGTGCTGGAGGATATGATGCTATTTGTTTGATTACAACAGACAGTTGCAATATAGCgaatgaaacaaagaatgATCCTACCTTCAGAAACGTTACATGGTTAGATTTAAATCAGCAAGATTTGGGAATCATTGAGGAAAAACCTAGTACTTACCAAAATTTGAACTAA
- the ESC1 gene encoding Esc1p (weakly similar to uniprot|Q03661 Saccharomyces cerevisiae YMR219W ESC1 Protein localized to the nuclear periphery, involved in telomeric silencing; interacts with PAD4-domain of Sir4p), producing MHENSNSLRFGKNGASKSFRRFASPFSSKRRVQLTKQKQSNATHQLTAYRRKDQDDFKRRLLSHDTNATVSMVESLIEKGKKLLKSVSKEETLLRNELESELRNEQLRLQYVNEIMEDNMKPMDQTDSKGVRVSDGIQMKDEADSCLESEDSIVILSDNEGSENIHTMNKNASVSILQGQTSEYSEGDSINLSERRDSSHSESIIEQAEPSDDEDDDLFNEYSDNDLSENIASTPRLKQTFMQAYAQKPGNKTTDSVTPRDTSMAGVELEDNDFLSDNNSEDNIEHEEDVMLSDYQSSDIRESKPSGIFSHQTLNDKDNLEESEGSPEYYSTDDEKLTNDALASNYDESKTNGKSEEELPSDQESDLMQDQSSEIEDFDDGEISQQISSLSDEFSIANQAIAQLNSHATDSDQSVDDVSDKDIYSEESYNKDEAEEAYEDETEKVINKEYQTSSEAPEIITDEEDITQLSATNTHELRSDGIGELGEYSYQLDTNNNGYGLITDNDHSLILKTLHERSVPKNVEYSENNVNTTGSGNSEELSETSVQDIDFASNAIDLPQTTLSKTEKEVFAEPKEPCMVTKEATSVERQERNVGQSEPRYCLTFSDSFSEDDNPQNNANAHQTEENSEYQSVFASDPFHLDYNEDTDKTDFLHDLLLNTLDDPASDVTQNPTCSQQVEHPFDHELNAENMKGTVEEASEDFQTYNVSSESPSDDIFHDALDIKHSFPISSDFFASKNVQVSPEKKAGHSSMTIDHSINENKPNIPLFIDKETIRLTTSPVRVNQSEKVSGDASIKNSRRRKLENNLNSTLFQKPSQHHNIPLFNLNSSQTTTNNLPNNSDGTDSHEKAGSTSHVTYPKPLEPSKAISDHDLSNSSREHESELLASEALPDDKPVIRIPLLVHRTEVHEAASPFEDTAQAKRSTELSEYVESLMEDPTQEELAEPIVMEPADMRVRVRTTSYIEIEEIITEDINNSEIEKITTEPEVSFRESPEPVHRTVELEELAVEQKINAETQKILHFTDEESLDLQADELSIEVNENESKNELQQSNIQLSISNTDITLNIPHNSATASDQIPYHPSVTSVPDISETGQMGYPNNENDLLNSGYQGSPSVISSSSKENAYELHADFNSDEPSLAVSGDVVVATNHDLSDGKVNKPSSSLLYQSEISSTQDSLKSPSPEPTLGKRILASPLKMLNKLAEGVRSIGDAATEFASLVDPILTESDSDSANSNHSENNSAPSEPEHNQDHEENKSENHSGEESYVSEEVHSVKESNELHDAEALQTLEMINKTTDKIKHYGGMDLPKDTPDEDVDTTPTSVIIDDTTELHLAPSDANPITSPGQKLETSTRAGSIPIEIENEESDAADIPVTIEKAETPQQRTPVKKRPRATENSSPKPSKRKRSKKRKQARKITSVARNLRSKSKKR from the coding sequence ATGCATGaaaattccaattctttgcgttttggaaagaatgGAGCTAGTAAGAGCTTCCGGCGTTTTGCTTCGCCTTTCAGTagcaaaagaagagtacAATTGACCAAACAGAAGCAATCCAATGCAACTCACCAACTGACTGCCTATAGACGGAAAGACCAAGATGACTTTAAGAGAAGACTGCTATCTCATGATACCAATGCTACCGTCTCAATGGTTGAGTCGCTCATAGAAAAAGGTAAGAAATTATTAAAATCAGTGTCAAAAGAAGAGACATTGTTACGGAATGAGTTAGAATCCGAATTGCGTAATGAACAACTCAGATTACAATatgttaatgaaataatggAAGACAACATGAAACCCATGGATCAAACCGACTCCAAGGGTGTTCGCGTATCTGATGGTATACAGATGAAAGATGAAGCAGACTCCTGTCTAGAATCTGAGGATTCTATCGTTATTTTGAGCGACAATGAGGGATCTGAGAATATTCACACAATGAATAAGAATGCTTCGGTGTCTATACTTCAGGGACAAACTTCAGAATATTCAGAAGGAGATTCAATCAACTTATCTGAAAGACGTGACTCTTCTCATTCTGAAAGTATAATAGAGCAAGCGGAACCTAGTGACGACGAGGATGATGATCTCTTCAATGAATATAGCGACAATGATTTATCTGAAAATATTGCATCAACACCAAGGTTGAAACAAACGTTCATGCAAGCCTATGCTCAGAAACCTGGTAATAAGACAACTGATTCAGTTACTCCTCGTGACACTTCTATGGCTGGTGTTGAACTTGAAGATAATGACTTTCTCTCCGATAACAATTCTGAAGACAACATAGAACATGAAGAAGACGTGATGCTTTCAGATTATCAGTCCTCTGATATCAGAGAATCCAAGCCTTCCGGAATTTTCTCACATCAAACTCTCAATGATAAGGATAACCTTGAGGAATCCGAAGGTTCCCCAGAATATTATAGCACTGATGACGAAAAGCTTACCAATGATGCTCTTGCGTCAAACTACGATGAAAGTAAAACCAATGGGAAATCCGAAGAGGAACTGCCTTCTGATCAAGAATCTGATCTGATGCAGGATCAATCATCCGAAATagaagattttgatgatgGTGAAATATCTCAACAAATATCGAGCTTGTCAGACGAATTTAGTATAGCTAATCAGGCGATCGCACAACTTAACTCCCATGCGACAGACAGTGATCAATctgttgatgatgtttcTGACAAAGACATATATTCTGAGGAGTCATACAATAAGgatgaagctgaagaagcaTATGAAGACGAAACAGAAAAGGTCatcaataaagaatatCAGACAAGCTCAGAAGCTCCTGAAATCATAACAGATGAGGAAGATATTACCCAATTATCAGCAACTAACACACATGAATTGAGATCCGATGGTATCGGTGAACTGGGGGAGTATAGCTATCAATTGGATACGAATAATAATGGTTACGGTTTAATTACGGACAACGAtcattctttgattttgaaaacattacATGAGAGGTCCGTTCCCAAAAATGTAGAATATTCCGAAAACAATGTAAATACTACTGGTTCTGGAAATTCTGAGGAACTGTCCGAAACTTCAGTACAAGATATTGACTTTGCTTCAAATGCCATAGATTTACCTCAAACAACGCTTTCTAAGACGGAAAAGGAAGTTTTCGCTGAGCCTAAAGAACCATGCATGGTAACAAAAGAAGCAACTAGTGTTGAACGACAAGAACGAAATGTTGGTCAATCTGAACCGAGATATTGTTTGACTTTTTCTGATTCGTTctcagaagatgataacCCTCAAAATAATGCCAATGCGCACCAAACAGAAGAGAATTCTGAATATCAGTCAGTATTTGCTTCAGACCCTTTCCACTTAGATTACAATGAAGACACTGATAAAACAGATTTTCTTCATGATTTATTATTAAATACTTTGGATGATCCTGCATCCGACGTAACACAAAACCCAACGTGTTCCCAGCAAGTTGAACACCCCTTTGATCATGAACTAAACGCCGAAAATATGAAAGGGACAGTTGAGGAAGCATCAGAAGATTTTCAAACCTACAATGTGAGTTCTGAAAGTCCTTCAGATGACATTTTTCATGATGCCCTTGACATTAAGCATAGCTTTCCTATTTCTAGTGATTTCTTCGCGTCTAAGAATGTCCAAGTCTCTCCGGAAAAGAAAGCTGGACATAGTAGTATGACTATCGATCATTcaataaatgaaaataaacCAAATATTCCGTTGTTCATCGATAAGGAAACGATTCGCTTAACTACTAGTCCCGTACGAGTTAACCAATCTGAGAAAGTTTCAGGCGATGcttctatcaaaaatagtagaagaagaaaactggAAAACAATTTGAACTCCACACTCTTCCAAAAGCCTTCTCAGCATCATAACATTCCGTTATTCAACCTGAACTCTAGTCAGACAACAACTAATAACCTGCCGAACAATTCAGACGGTACCGACTCTCACGAGAAAGCTGGATCAACGTCTCACGTAACTTATCCTAAACCATTGGAGCCCTCAAAGGCAATTTCAGATCATGATTTGTCAAATTCTAGCCGTGAACATGAGTCGGAACTACTGGCATCCGAAGCGCTTCCTGATGATAAACCTGTAATAAGAATTCCACTCCTTGTTCACCGCACGGAGGTACATGAAGCTGCATCTCCCTTCGAAGATACTGCACAAGCCAAGAGATCTACTGAATTGAGTGAGTACGTAGAATCCTTAATGGAGGATCCGACGCAAGAGGAATTAGCCGAGCCTATTGTAATGGAACCAGCTGACATGCGGGTACGCGTTCGCACCACAAGTTACATCgaaatagaagaaataataacCGAAGATATTAATAATagtgaaattgaaaagattacTACTGAACCTGAAGTTTCGTTCAGAGAATCGCCTGAACCAGTGCATCGAACTGTGGAGCTGGAAGAGTTAGCAGTTGAGCAAAAAATTAACGCTGAAACTCAAAAAATCCTCCACTttactgatgaagaaagcCTTGATCTGCAAGCAGATGAGTTATCCATTGAAgttaatgaaaatgaatcGAAAAATGAACTGCAACAATCAAACATTCAGCTATCAATTTCCAATACAGACATTACGTTAAATATTCCTCACAATTCTGCTACTGCGTCAGATCAGATACCATACCACCCATCTGTGACTTCAGTGCCTGATATATCTGAAACTGGGCAAATGGGGTATCCGAATAACGAAAATGACCTTTTGAACTCTGGGTACCAAGGAAGCCCTTCTGTAATATCTTCGTCATCGAAGGAAAATGCATACGAACTTCATGCAGATTTTAATTCGGATGAGCCTTCCCTCGCTGTCAGCGGTGATGTAGTTGTAGCAACAAACCATGATCTCTCTGATGGGAAAGTAAACAAACCTTCATCAAGCTTGTTATACCAAAGTGAAATTTCATCCACTCAAGATTCACTGAAATCACCTTCGCCAGAACCAACACTAGGTAAAAGGATATTAGCTTCACCTTTGAAAATGCTTAATAAATTGGCAGAAGGCGTGAGGTCTATTGGAGATGCAGCGACAGAATTTGCAAGTTTAGTGGATCCGATTTTAACAGAATCAGATTCGGACTCAGCTAATTCGAATCATTCTGAGAATAACAGCGCGCCTTCTGAACCTGAACACAATCAGGACcatgaagaaaacaaatctGAAAATCACTCTGGGGAAGAGTCTTATGTTTCGGAGGAAGTTCACTCAGttaaagaatcaaatgaaTTGCATGATGCCGAAGCACTACAAACACTAGAAATGATTAATAAAACAACGGACAAAATTAAACATTATGGAGGCATGGATCTACCCAAGGACACTCCGGATGAAGACGTTGATACAACTCCGACCTCAGTTATCATCGATGATACCACTGAACTTCACTTGGCTCCAAGCGACGCAAATCCTATTACGTCTCCTGGTCAAAAACTAGAAACATCTACCCGAGCAGGCTCgattccaattgaaatcgaaaatgAAGAGTCAGACGCAGCTGATATTCCAGTCACTATTGAAAAAGCAGAAACACCTCAGCAGAGAACACCGGTGAAAAAAAGACCACGCGCCACAGAGAACAGCAGTCCAAAACCTTCAAAGCGTAAAAGAAgcaagaaaagaaaacaagcTCGCAAAATCACTTCAGTTGCTCGAAACTTGAGATCTAAATCGAAAAAGCGATGA
- the TRS130 gene encoding transport protein particle complex II subunit TRS130 (similar to uniprot|Q756B5 Ashbya gossypii AER352C AER352Cp and weakly similar to YMR218C uniprot|Q03660 Saccharomyces cerevisiae YMR218C TRS130 Component of the targeting complex (TRAPP) involved in ER to Golgi membrane traffic) gives MSLQTTIGMIPRVQVSYFDPFHVFDGLRNEIEQRLPLTNLHWKSKGGALKTISSLNVKFISSTGEENSDDLVLKPFINCVVISCESVEEYRSKIRPLIKNWLPSQGDLYCANIVVLHSNKEVLDSNIFKSVSLIEKFNKDFPSLKTLETKTVYRSNDERETFWNGLINKLKHYLLEVFENRIESYSSALQREISPSKAVVLHENSLKMYLSFQLIEEASTEISRLDELLNNHETFLLIAGDLRTPLFNQEEFAINSISTLISKDKITYFGVQKCILQAELELYMVSSNANNSERKLNAAFHKFLSRLHVSFHSDKRWLQFKYSAYDEFINLTTFDDIKSDTWKLVLCDMKNEQRECWIQLACSRMGYKIPLKDFRKEVTPEVNPSMEESFRTLGVFYENIIQKTKDLLKEYSSFTSKRQRVMDWLSIEIAFLYFEQGDYSNCMLILQSSYDFYMESGWSVIGSWLLEYYIECIKNCPNITEIDVDGDLVPKSIVLSNSYLNLLTSNSKNPRKWWIEFLNNNIENNDNLIYPLDNLFLVEITRKVFPVKPNSYGIDISFSKNFKLDDINISSITLLMKNYEDEFLPFKIADVILNNDNCIYTLISNSVLWSTFELVALEVVIGSTVFKKEFDSFETEDSLKLQPCQSFDAFKVTIEKSIEHICGKTYLRLKFENKEDIDEFTFSIHSTDQDDICFEGNDSSVTVASFGTFRVPFERKSALTTSFFIKTVLSFSKGNEQYIEKSVHEIDYNLPLDVSVDDVYLNDRLVFDFSLKSFANEAILIFGTGLETENTETYSISEAESFAEPVLMNPAVKTPYHVYFQILNKQGLFSPVDKFRFSVKYLRVQQYFGELVQKIIPPKEQNIVDYNYWQNYIVPNLKLSDKAFESSRKVAIILEEPNILESLELIGSSAFKVQIKSILKKLKSGIPIDELPQFKTASMLHELVLPVNIPTLSLFYSVHFRQIDTNKELKAGVPSSFKIEITNLSGTWDLQESQENAILTIANNSDWIIGGKRRFELDTKRIDATVNLIPLRRGYLNYPSIELTGLNGERTGQMDYLASNDKLLIF, from the coding sequence ATGAGCCTGCAGACTACTATTGGAATGATTCCTAGGGTTCAAGTAAGCTATTTTGATCCTTTTCATGTGTTTGACGGGTTACGAAATGAAATAGAACAACGGCTACCGTTGACTAACTTACACTGGAAATCAAAGGGGGGAGCACTTAAGACAATTTCGTCGCTAAATGTAAAATTTATCTCTTCTACTGGTGAAGAAAACTCAGATGATTTAGTCTTGAAACCATTCATCAATTGTGTTGTTATTTCATGTGAGTCCGTTGAAGAATATAGGTCCAAAATTAGGCCGTTGATTAAGAATTGGCTTCCTTCACAAGGTGATCTTTACTGCGCTAATATAGTAGTTCTTCATTCAAATAAAGAGGTTTTGGATTCgaacatcttcaaatctgtATCATTAATAGAGAAGTTCAATAAGGATTTCCCATCACTGAAAACTTTGGAGACCAAAACTGTATACAGATCTAATGACGAAAGAGAAACATTTTGGAATGGTCTAATAAACAAACTAAAACATTATTTATTAGAAGTGTTTGAGAACAGAATAGAATCATACTCAAGTGCTTTACAGAGAGAAATAAGTCCTTCTAAAGCTGTAGTACTGCATGAAAATTCACTAAAGATGTACTTGAGTTTCCAATTGATTGAGGAAGCTAGCACTGAAATTAGCAGATTGGATGAACTGTTAAATAACCATGAAacttttttgttgattgCTGGTGATCTAAGAACACCTCTATTTaaccaagaagaatttgcTATTAACTCTATCAGTACACTCATTTCAAAGGATAAAATTACATATTTTGGGGTTCAAAAATGTATATTACAGGCTGAACTTGAACTCTATATGGTCAGCTCAAATGCTAATAATTCTGAAAGGAAATTAAATGCAGCGTTTCATAAATTTCTGTCGAGATTAcatgtttcttttcattctgATAAAAGATGGCTTCAATTCAAGTATTCCGCATACGATGAATTTATCAACTTGACAACCTTTGACGATATTAAATCTGATACCTGGAAATTGGTACTATGTGACATGAAGAATGAGCAGAGAGAATGCTGGATACAATTGGCTTGTTCAAGAATGGGATATAAAATTCCTTTGAAAGACTTCAGGAAAGAAGTTACGCCTGAGGTCAATCCGTCAATGGAGGAATCCTTCAGAACTCTTGGGGTATTCTACGAAAATATAAtacagaaaacaaaagatttGCTAAAAGAGTATTCCTCATTCACCTCCAAAAGACAAAGAGTTATGGACTGGttatcaattgaaattgcGTTTCTATACTTTGAACAAGGCGACTACAGCAATTGTATGTTAATCTTACAATCGTCTTATGATTTTTATATGGAGTCAGGCTGGTCAGTTATTGGTAGTTGGCTTTTAGAGTACTATATTGAATGCATTAAGAATTGTCCCAACATTACAGAAATTGACGTAGATGGCGATCTTGTTCCTAAATCAATAGTTTTGAGTAACTCATACCTAAACTTATTGACATCAAATAGTAAGAATCCAAGAAAATGGTGGAtagaatttttgaataataatattgaaaataatgacaATTTGATTTACCCTTTAGACAACTTGTTTTTGGTTGAAATCACTCGTAAAGTTTTCCCTGTAAAACCAAATTCCTACGGTATCGATATCTCTTTTAGTAAAAATTTCAAGCTGGATGATATTAACATCTCATCAATAActttgttgatgaaaaattacGAGGATGAATTTTTGCCTTTTAAAATAGCTGATGTTATCTTGAATAATGACAACTGTATCTATACCCTCATTTCGAATTCTGTTCTCTGGTCTACCTTTGAGTTGGTAGCATTAGAAGTTGTAATCGGAAGTACTgtcttcaagaaagaatttgacTCCTTTGAGACTGAAGATAGCTTGAAGCTACAACCTTGCCAATCATTTGATGCATTTAAGGTAACGATAGAAAAGTCAATCGAACACATTTGTGGAAAAACTTATCTGAGGCTTAAATTCGAGAACAAAGAGGATATAGACGAGTTCACGTTTAGTATACATTCAACAGACCAAGATGATATATGTTTTGAAGGTAATGACAGTTCCGTTACAGTTGCATCATTTGGGACATTCAGGGTTCCGTTCGAAAGGAAATCTGCTTTGACTACCAGTTTTTTCATTAAGACAGTgttatcattttcaaaagGCAATGAAcaatatattgaaaagtcTGTCCATGAAATTGATTACAACTTACCCTTAGATGTGTCTGTTGATGATGTGTACTTGAATGATAGATTAGtgtttgatttttctttaaaatCCTTTGCAAATGAAGCTATACTAATATTCGGTACAGGAttagaaacagaaaatacAGAGACATACTCAATTTCCGAAGCTGAATCATTTGCAGAACCTGTTCTAATGAATCCTGCTGTGAAGACTCCATACCATGTGTATTTTCAGATATTGAATAAGCAAGGCTTGTTTTCCCCCGTTGATAAATTCAGATTTTCCGTTAAATACCTTAGAGTACAGCAGTACTTTGGAGAGCTTGTGCAAAAGATAATACCTCctaaagaacaaaacatTGTTGACTACAACTACTGGCAAAATTATATTGTTCCAAACTTGAAGCTTAGTGATAAAGCATTCGAAAGCTCAAGAAAGGTAGCCATAATACTAGAGGAACCGAATATTTTAGAGTCACTTGAATTGATCGGAAGTTCTGCCTTTAAGGTGCaaataaaatcaattttgaaaaagcTGAAGTCAGGCATCccaattgatgaattacCTCAGTTCAAAACAGCTAGTATGTTGCACGAACTGGTTTTACCTGTAAATATCCCCACCCTGTCGTTGTTCTATTCGGTACATTTTAGACAGATAGACACCAACAAGGAGCTAAAAGCTGGTGTTCCTTCTTCatttaaaattgaaatcacCAATTTATCAGGTACTTGGGACTTGCAAGAGTCCCAAGAAAATGCGATATTAACTATAGCTAATAACTCGGATTGGATAATTGGAGGGAAGAGACGATTTGAACTTGATACGAAGAGAATCGATGCCACCGTTAATCTTATACCATTAAGAAGAGGGTATTTGAATTATCCCTCGATTGAACTTACTGGACTTAACGGTGAACGTACTGGTCAAATGGATTACCTTGCTTCGAACGATAAActattgatattttga